The stretch of DNA AGGGATATATAATGGTTTATTATTGATAATATTCACATCCTTTGGAAAAAGTGTCCCATTTCTTGTTACTCCCTTACTTCTCCCTGTGAAATTATGATGCCAAACAGCAATGGCTAGAGAACAATATGTGCTTGTGGGATAGAGAATTACTGAATTGTAGTTGAAGAGAAATGTAACCATTTTTTTCACAGCACAAATAAGTAACATTTAAAGCAACAATCTTCCCGCCtccaaattctttttttttttgtttgtttggagGATGGAGGGAGAAAGTTCTTCAGAGCTCAACCATGATGCTTCCAGCTCCAGTAACCCCTGAGAGTTCTAGGGGTTAATATAATGGCAACCAGAGGGATCCCTGGAAACGTGACGCACAGGAGCTACTAAGATATTTAAAAAGAATCGAGCAGCACTAATTACTACTTTGATAAGTACTATATTTGTAATCTTCTAGAAATTATCTGCTCTTTGAGTTATTTTCAAATAAAGGGAATATAATCATAAGTTAATTCAATAATTTAAGCACCTGAATAGTTGGTTGATGCCAATAACatcctttttcttttttgaaaAAACTTGCTCAAAATTGCTCCTTATTACATTAGACAGTGTTTAAGTATGGATTGATTGACCCTCTTTTATTAAATGGGTTCATATGACCTGTCTTCAGACACCACAGATATACCCACACTATATGGTGCAGGAAGTAGTTGAAGTGAAATAAAGCTGTGCTTAAGCTTTAGATGTTAAATGGCAGGGACTGGAGCATACTCAGTTTGTGCAATGATATAAGAGCTGTTTGAAGGTGGCAGTagctaaaaaaaatttttaaaaaggaAACTTGTTTTCAAAAAGGTACTCGGACATAATCTGAATGGTTCCACATACTGTACTTGCATGTTTGATTATCAGTATCCCAATATTAATTTGTTGGGTTATTAGAGCAGTTTGAAAAAAATTAGAATTGTAGGTTTAACACAACAAAATAAGTAGCAAAGCTCGGTGCCACACAACCCTGACACAGTTTGATAACTTGGTATCATGCGTACTGTGTACAGTACTGAAAGGAGTTTTGCTGGCCTGTTATTTACACAGCATCTCACATCCGTCTTGTCTGTAAGCAGCTCTTTGCCTTTGCATGGTAACTTTTGAGCAGCTGAAAATAGCATCCTTCCCTccacccactttttttttttttgttcttacaATCTGTGCAGAAACATACCCAGGATGGTTTCCAACAGCTGAGGCGGCCTCAAAATTCAACAGTTTCTGTAATAAATTTAACCATGTGGCAAAGGCTCAGGAATTCAGAGATGCAAACACATTAATAGTAGCTTGAAGTGCTCATGTCTGTGTAGGACAGTAGACCCTTTGCTGTCTGTATTTAGTTGATGCATCAACAAAAATACTATTCAATAATTTGTGTATCTGAAAATCAGATTTGCaggttctgtattgtttgttttaAAATTTGTGTATACTCATAATCAAGCATAAGGTTTCCAACAGGTATTCGTAAAGTAGCAGTAGCTGGCTAACCATAATTACAAACAAAATACGTCTTTCAATCTTCTTTTTTTATTAACGTTTGCAATATTTGTCTTCAGTCATTCAGTGTAATTTAAATCTGATATGTCTAGAAAAATTGAGTTGCCTCACAAAACTACTGTTAAGTAAATTGAAACACAACATGCACAGTGTAAACTGCTAAttaataaaacataaatatttattcagTTGTGTGGTCACTGATCTCTTCTGTAAACTTTCATTGTTCATGCAATAGTTCACTTAGTAGTTTGCCTACTGTCTTAAATCACTCTTAAGTGACAGatgatatatactgtaactgtttCTTCTCTGTTAGCCTGCTTGTGATTATATAGATCTATCTATCTCTGATGTATAGTTTTGATGTGTTGCATAcaacagtttttttttctctcactgTGAAAGGTTTTGTTGAGCTTTATGTTAAATGTAAGAATGAGTCTAGATAGAGTAAGACGCACCTGTGAGTGGAATCCAATTCAAAGCCTTGAGGCAGTTAATTACTTTTCTGCTCTTGGAATTTTTAGTAGGTAACCTTGTATAATTACGACTTGGCTTTTGCCTTTGAGCTATTCGTTAAAATGCATAACTTTGGAAATATACAGCCATATACTTCCCAAAGAACACCAGGTCTTTTATAGAAGTTTGGGGGGAATTAACCTACGGTACCAGAATTCGTTTTTGATCTTGGTTATACAGTTTGTAAGCAGTTAAGTGGCACTTTGTGTTTAAGCTTGCCACTAACCCATTCCATTCTATAATGCAAAGCaaacatttgtatattttattccAACCATTTAAAATCATTATCTTTTCGTTTAGAAAGCACTTTCATGAGTCTACCACAGAAATGGAAAAAACATTCTCTTAATTATTGCAGCGACTCACCATTGCTGTCTATTTCTAATAGCAATGAATCGCCTGCAAATAGCAACAAAAGATACTCTACTGAAGGGAAGAACATTTGTGAGGCCGATCTCATGGCGGCGTCGCTATGTGCGCGCGCACTTCCAGAACTCTTACCTGATTCCCTATGGTAGTTTCTGAAAGGCCCGCGGCGCTGCGCGCCTTGACGCTGCTACATTTGGCCGCCACAACTGAAATTTtgggctgcagtcgcgtgacgtcGGCGTCACgtcagctggttcagccaatgagggcgaaccagctccgtgacacgttcgccACGCCCCATATCACCTTGACCGATGTCCTGCAGCTAGTGCACACAtcgctggagctgcaggagtgcGTGCTGGGGCGTGCACGGCAGCGTGCACCCGCGCCACAACCATGAGCTCGGCCTTATAGTTAAAGCTGTGAAATCATCATTTCAGGCATGGGGTCATGTGCAGGTATCttttgttttaaatgttattttattcaGAAGGTTTAATAAGATTGAAGTGTCTAAAGATACTCCATAACATGTAGATGATTGATacttgagatatatatatctatatcctatCCTAATCGACAGAAGACTTTTATAGACGGGAATGTCAGAAAATCCCATACATCTTTTCCAGGCATGAATTTGACATCTTGCAttctttttccaaaaatgtccagTTGTGCAGTGTTAACTGAAAAACTATAACATATGCACTATGGATGATAGTGAATGCAGAAGTTTAGCCTTTTAAGGAATTAACATTCCGGAGTTGTTAATAGGCAGTGTAAGCTTGCCCTCCATTCAACCTCACATACCACAATATTGACAGTGGTTACATCTGTAGAGTTATTATGATAGGGGGAAAAAGGGAACTTGGTCTCAAATCCTTTTGTCATTTTCCCTCATTGAAGTAATTACTGAAGTTTTCTTGTGTAGAAGACCTGCTAGTTCATAGCACTTTAAATGGCATAATTCCTTGTTGACTCATTTTACAGCATTGCTTAAGTAAATATAAAACGGTCTATAGGTTTAGGAGTCAAGTTTAACAGATGTCCTTGAATTACAACTGTGTCAAAGTCTTTATGCACAGTTTTGTTTTGCGTTGGTGCTTGGCTAAGTAACCTTTGAAGCAGGGTTTGAAAAGCTACACTGGCAAAATATGAATCAACATTAGTGGTAATCCTATACACCAAAATGAGTTGGTAAGACCATATGCAGGTGTAGGTAATTTATTCACGTGTGAACGCAGAATTCAAAGAAAGATGCATATGCTGCTCACTGCAATGTATGGAAAGgaaactaaggctgagtccatagtgaCTTCagctgtgcggaggcgcgctgaggccttagttcgcgcgccgtcgggggcgtgtcggcggggcgggccagtgacgtcacggagctggtttgccctcattgggtgaaccgctcacgtgactggtcCTGCGTGCGTGAACTACAATTTGattgtcggctacgcttccgcacgcctgcggaagcgtgcgcgagcccctgctaaagccactctcattgcggctgcaggggctcactgccaagcGTGAGCGCGGCGCTGACCATGCCTGCGGCCTAACCTTTGCAAGGTGTAGATTGGTAAATGGGTTAAAGTTGAGAACTAAATTAATTCTATAGAACTTTCACGAGGACAAAACAGTAGAGGGGGTTTAAAATGATCATGTGTGACGTTCgtaccatacatacacacacttacgtgtgcacgcacatacacacaacgCCAGCCCTGTTCCCAAGTTTCTTACCAGTGAAGTTAATGCATTTAAGCCTCTCTCCATGGGAAACAAAATGATTGCCAGATCTAGCGCCAACTGTTGCTCCTTCCTGTTGGGTAgctatttaaatcccctttaaaaaccaagAAGTGTTActggtaacttcactggtaagtatctctggagccAGCAATTCCCCCTATGCTAAAAAAAATAGCGCAGTTCAACTCCTGGAGGACCTCCTGTTTCCAATCTTGGTCAAGAGGGATCATCTCTTAAAAACTAAAGAGAattcacaaaaatatatattttaatgtctaGCTGGTGTACatactatgtttttttttaacttagcgGTTTTTGGGGCAATTTGTTTCTTGACTGTTttattttcacatacagtatatctatcaatTTGTCAAAGTTGAATTCTTTTCTCTTCATTAGATATGATGGAAAATAAGGAAAGTGTAGCAGTGGTGGTTCCAAACACAGAAGAACCAGAAACTCTGCCGATTCCTGAAGATATACTAAGCCCTGCTCTTACGATTGAAGACCAGCAAAAATGCACAGATCCATTAATTAATGTAATACAGAAACTAAGCAAAATAGTTAAGAGTGAAAAGTCCAGAAGATTTTTTGAAGGAAAAAAACGCTCTTATCCAAATGATACCTCACTGTCACAGAAAATTCAAGAAAATTGTGCTACTCTGTCTAAGACAGTAGATCAAGCAGGTAATTGTCCCAAAAGAAGTAAAGAAGAAACACAAACGGATAATTGCAAGACAGACAATCTTACACAAAGTATTAGAAATATGTTCTATCAGTGTAGTCTCTGTAAGTTCATATCTGCATCTTTTGAGTGCCTAAAAGAGCATGTAAAACAACATGGCCAGCAAAATGAGGTCATCTTAATGTGCTCAGAGTGCCACTTGACTTTTAAAACCCATGATGAACTTGAGACTCACATTAAACAACATTTTCAAAATGTGGATGCGCCTTTGCAAATTAAAGACCTTTCACAACAGGATAAGGAACTTTCTAAGTTAGCAGGTCCGAGACCAGAAGATGGCAAAGGACTCGTTCTAGAGAAGTTGGAGAGTCCAGACAACAAGGACTTTATTATAACACAGTCTCCAAATTTGCCTGAACCAGGCAAAAGGAAATGGTATGCATATGAAGAGTATGGGTTGTACCGGTGCCTAATTTGTAGATACACATGTGGTCAACAGCGAATGTTAAAAACTCACGCTTGGAAGCATGCAGGAGAGGTTGATTGCTCCTATCCTATATTTGAAGAAGATAATGAGTCTGCGAGCTTACCAGATTCAACTGTTGCTCATACACCACAGGGAAGTGAATCAGTCTTATCTGAAGATATTGAAAATAAGCCACATACTCCAATGCATGTATGTGACACAGAGCAGATTATTGATCCGTTGCCATTGGAAGGAACTATGAAAGGAACAGAGGCCCCGATTCAAACCGCTCCGGGTCCCAAGCCTGAAGTGGTGGTCGAGGATGCCTTGTCATATACAGAGCAAGataacctgctcacagacagcctgCTTTCATCTGCACAGAAAATCATTAGCTGCAGCCAAAATAATAAAGGTCATGTTAATGTCATTGTTGAGCGTTTGCCCAGTGCAGAAGAAACTGTTTCACAGAAACCATTCTTGATTAACACGGATCTTCAGGTCAAGAAAAGCATTATTCCTGGTGATCCCCAGGTTGTATGTGAAGAATCAGTTGAGGTTTATCACGCAGACAAAAATTCTGTTGAAAATGAAGAGATTGTAATTGGGTGGAGCAATGCTTTGAAAGACGGTGCtaatttccaagtcatggatgaAAATTCTCCTCCTGTACGACAGAGGACAAATTCTGAATGTTTAAGGCTGCACTCCTTGGCTGCAGAAGCACTGGTAACAATGCCAATACGAGTTGCAGAACTTCCTAAATCCAGCTTTAGGATGATCACTGATCCTCACTCTATAGATCCAGATACTGGACAGCGAGATATTGATGCAAGCTACACAACATGCCCCCAACTAGTTTCTTCTAATATAGCGGACGTGTTGGATAGCTTTGTCCCAAATGGCCTCACCCAGAATGATGTTAAAAAAGAGGAAACTGAACTAATAGACGCACCAATAAAAATGGGTATTAGCATGTCTTTGCTAACAGTAATTGAAAAACTAAGAGAACGTACAGATCAGAATGCTACAGATGAAGAGATCTTAAAAGAGTTACAGGACAATGCCCAATGCCAGTCTACAAGTGATCTCAGCATGACGGGCAGCACCCTTGTGGAGTATATACCTCTTGCTGATCGTCCATACCGCTGCCGCCTGTGCCATTACACTAGTGGCAACAAAGGTTACATAAAGCAACACTTGCGGGTTCATCGACAGAGGCAGCCCTACCAGTGCCCTATTTGTGAACACATAGCTGACAATAGTACAGATTTGGAGAGTCACATGATCAACCATTGCAAAACTAGGATGTATCAATGCAAACATTGTAATGAGTCTTTTTATTATAAGGTAAGAACACAATACCTCACTAATATGATCTTTACTGTTTCAGTTGTGCTCATTATTCAGGGAACTTCATATATTGTAACTCATCTGTAAATGTGTAGTGTATTGCATTATTCTACATTATCTCGAACATATCCTTATGTTGCATATGCATTTTCAATAATTATCATTATCTCGAACATATCCTCATGTTGTATATGCATTTTCAATAATGTGGGActtaaaggagaaatccatgcaacttcctacatgtttttttttttatatatatatactcaaaagctgtgaaatgcagcaagcaaaagctttaggggaccatgttatatggttttgaagcaaaaggtggcactgtgtgcgcatttgcatgtcacttcccagaatcccttgctgcagtggaagcactgtattgtcctgggtgataatgatgaaaggcagggctgcaaacctgtctaagatatgcaaatgagcatacagtaatactgtatttccatttgctatatgctttactgtggaggatttttgtcacatttttcacccaccatattgtgtgttgtgtttattttttttgtttttttgttttatgtgcAGCTTGGTTTGCCTCCTTAACCTATGTTTTTTAAATCTCTGATTATTTTTTGCGCTTTATGGAAATATAACATATACTTTTTATTCTCCATTATACGATCTTTATCTCCCACAGAGTCAGTTAAGAAATCATGAGAGAGAACATCACAGTCTTCCGGGTAACTATACATTATCAACACCTAGCAATGAAGCAGATGTCTGTAGTGTGGATCGGGAAGAAAAATACTTGCCACatggtattattttattttaaaataagatTGTATAATTGtagcttttttattttatatcaaAGAAACGAATATCTGAATCAGCGTATAAAATTACTTTCAAGTAGACTTTAATGTATATTATTCTTCTGTGTAAGATTTTTACAAATCCGGATTTAGGAAAGTTTTTGTCTACTTGATTGTGTGTGCGGTTTCTGCATTTCTCTAAAACTGTAATTATTAACTTTTTTAATTTGGACTGTTCCACAGAAAGTTGTAATGTATAAGTAGTTGTGTTAAATAATGCAAAAATGAAACGCACTGATAAGCAGGCCTCTTATTCTGTGTAATCCTTGTGCTCTCATAACTATATATTCTCTATTTTACCTATGTAGAACTAAGCACACTTTGAAAGTTTACAAAATATTTTGTTAGACTTCTTGCAGACTTGTTTTTAAATGATACATGTTGGTGACCTGATCTTTTTTCTGCACAGTTGAGATGCTGAGGCTATTTTTGTGTGACTATGGACTTTTGCCAGTGATGATTTAAAGAAGCCTAGGAGTTTTGAAAGTCAAAATGTCAGATGTAACCCTTGGAACAAACGTTTTCTATTAGCAGGAATGCAGCAAACATACTGTTTCTTTGGCAAAACCCATGATGATAAATCGAGCTTTGATTATACAGTATATCCACGGCGTTTCTAGTGAATGATGTTCAACCCATTGCAAAATAACCATTTTATGTTCTCCCTGGCAGTAAAGAAGTTAATTTTCTTCACAAAAATACAATTGTATTGGATGCGAAGACCATTGAGTATATAAATATTTCATTTTAGTTGCAAATtgcatattttgtttttattttaaagtgtttaGTGCTGTACCTTTTCTAATCCATTTGTACTTCTAAAAATTCTAAAATGTTATTCTTTGCTATTCAAGCGGGTAAATTACCCATCCCAAAGTTGTACAGATGTGATGTATGCAGCTACACAAGTTCCACATACGTTGGTGTGCGAAACCACAGGAGGATTCATAATTCTGATAAACCATACAGGTACGAGAGAAATTATTttggctttttttaaaaaaatttatgAATCTGAAATGTGATTTTAATTGAAATGATTACCCCAAGTATGGTGATATGCTGGTGATGTTATCCATCAATGGAAGACGCCTTCAGAAAAAGTtcgtaaataataaaaaataatcatcGAAGTTTTGCCAAACCATTTTAGTTTCTACTCTTCTCTCTCCAGGCTGTGTTTATTCCGTTGCCCTTCTTTGAATTATAGATTAATTTCAAAGCTTACAGTTTAAAACCAGTACTTATTCATCTTTACATTCTGCTACTGGCCTTTGCCACACAAAGATAagcaattagctaagttgctgatcgatccgtccTGTGATCGATCGATGATTATTCGGCTCgggagttcactaaatggctcagtgcagcagaagaggactagGGGTACGTTTATACTCCTTGCGACAGCGATGCTACCAGTGACGTCACTCGTCACTATAGCAAAAGTTGCACTCTGGTGTGCGATGTAGCTGGCTGCAGGGGGCGGTGTCAGTAAGgaaagggggaggcagaggggcggtgtcagcaaggaaagggggaggcagaggggcggtGTCAGCAAGAaaagggggaggcagaggggcggtgtcagcaaggaaagggggaggcagaggggcggtgtcagcaaggaaagggggaggcagaggggcggtgtcagcaaggaaagggggaggcagaggggcggtgtcagcaaggaaagagggaggcagaggggcggtgtcagcaaggaaagggggaggcagaggggcggtgtcagcaaggaaagggggaggcagaggggcggtgtcagcaaggaggaaggaaagggggaggcagaggggcggtgtcaggaaggaggaaggaaagggggaggcagaggggcggtgtcagcaaggaggaaggaaagggggaggcagaggggcggtgtcaggaaggaaagggggaggcagaggggcggtgtcaggaaggaaagggggaggcagaggggcagtgtcaggaaggaaagggggaggcagaggggcggtgtcagcaaggaaagggggaggcagaggggcggtgtcagcaaggaaagggggaggcagaggggcggtgtcagcaaggaaagggggaggcagaggggcggtgtcagcaaggaaagggggaggcagaggggcggtgtcagcaaggaaagggggaggcagaggggcggtgtcagcaaggaggaaggaaagggggaggcagaggggcggtgtcaggaaggaaagggggaggcagaggggcagtgtcaggaaggagagggggaggcagaggggcggtgtcaggaaggaaagggggaggcagaggggcggtgtcaggaaggaaagggggaggcagaggggcggtgtcaggaaggaaagggggaggcagaggggcggtgtcaggaaggaaaggggggggcggtgtcaggaaggaaagggggaggcagaggggcggtgtcaggaaggaaagggggaggcagaggggcggtgtcaggaaggaaagggggaggcagaggggcggtGTCAGCAAGGATAGGAGGAGGCAGAAACAGAGAGCTCCAGCTCCAAAACGACTGATTAGCAATGTGAGTGGAAGCAAACCCACAAGTAGTGCTGAAACACATTTAAAGGCAGCAAAACTATCTCTAAAGACTTGATATTAAGATCGATATATTTGCTCTGTGAGTACAATAACATGCTATGTGATTGACTTGCTGCAAGTCACGTGGCTTCTGTAGCTGCAAATACCAAATCTTTCAGCTACAGAGATTTTGGTAGCTTTGTCGCTGTCGCTCCGACTATATGCGGTCGCTACGGACTACATTGGGTTGCTTTGCGACTGCAAGCCATCGCTGTAGGCAGGACTATTAACTCCGcctaaagatgcaaagttctgtggggaagatcatgggaccaGGCAGTCAGTATAAAaatggttcactgctagagagatggcaaaaggggtgtgccagagcctgtctcagaagaggaaggggatgtgactttgtaaatggttgctatagaaacaaaatgcctgttacattataatacattataaaTGTCATTCagcgtttaatttttttttttaagtgctacaagtattttctcatagcacagaagggatctatttaaaagaaaacacatgtaggatatttgatctgcagctttaagggagaCATGGCAGTATTCCTTTGGTTATACTCGAGCAAGTTTAACAATTGTTACTTGCTTGTATGGCTGGACGGTTTCAGGCTTAAAACGTAGGAGGTTGACGAAGCTCTGCTGTGGGGTATCGTGGCTCGGTCCCACGTTACCTGAAGTTCAAGTCCATTGTTATTAACGTGATACCGCTCATCGGCGCTTGGTGAATCCCAtccttaggggcttattctaaaaACTGTCTGACCGCAGCAGCATTCACCATTTGTGAGCTTCTAGAATAACAGTGTGTTTGCTTATACTTTTTTGGGTGATTTCACAACCTCTTTTATTTCTCCAGATGTCATGTATGCCTTTTTGCCACCACAAATATGAGCAGTTTTAAGTGTCACATGAAACGCCATCCTGAGGAAGATCAAGCCGTACAACTCGTAGAACAGTACAAGTACGTCTAAAATAAACCTAAATGATTGTAATGCCTGCCAGGCTGCACCAGAACAGGAGGGTGCCCATCCATTAGGGGTGCAACTATGTAACCGCCAAATTTACCCATTTTCAGCATTTTGTTCTCAGTTGTTTTTGGGTTTCTTTTGTGTTCCCAGGTTAAGCATATACGTTAGCAGCTATTTCATCACAACATCCAGATTGTACTGAggtggtttttttaatttttttattgctATATACAGGTCAACCCCTTTATAGCGCGATACGctacaacgtgaatccgcttatagcgcgggcAGAGCGTTGCTCCCAATTTTGCGCGACGATCTCTCCCCTttctgcagctgtcagctctagcGCACGGCgtcgcagaggagggtcacagaacacaacacacatccccgtccttgtttttttttttttttttaaacattcaaatcaatgctttattgctacggacacatacacacacctacaccatgtatgaattgaacattaatacatttttacagagAGTTCGGCTATTGCGCGGCAAAATGTTAACGCAATCCCGGTTATAActcggtctcattctgtggccccccaaggaccgcattataacgggaTTCAACTGTACTTCTAAAGATGAAAGTTACAAGTTGACGGCAtcgaatattatttatttatttattttaatagaaAGCTTTAATTCATCTTGCTGGAGGACGAGCAATGTGTAAAATACTGAGGGCTGACATGCTCTGTAAACATATTTATATTAAACCACAACACCAAAATAAGCAAAAGGACAGTGCCCCGCCGCACTCGCTCCGCGCCACGCTCGCTCCCCGCCGCACTCGCTCCGCGCCACGCTCGCTCCCCGCCGCACTCGCTCCGCGCCACGCTCGCTCCCCGCCGCACTCGCTCCGCACCACGCTCGCTCCGCACCACGCTCGCTCCGCGCCACGCTCGCTCCCCGCCGCACTCGCTCCGCGCCGCACTCGCTCCGCACCACGCTCGCTCCGCACCACGCTCGCTCCGCGCCACGCTCGCTCCGCGCCACGCTCGCTCCCCGCCGCACTCGCTCCGCACCACGCTCGCTCCGCACCACGCTCGCTCCGCGCCACGCTCGCTCCGCGCCGCACTCGCTCCGCGCcacgctcgctctccccctccctccacattaCTACATTACTTAACATAATTCATGCAACAGGCAATTGTTGTACAACAAAGATTTATGAAACCATGAActcattaaaaatacaaaaaaaaaaaaagtgatctagtagtatacaggtattactgctttttaacttgtttgttaatgaccttgaggttgggatcgagagcaaagtctccatctttgctgatgatactaaattgtgtaaggtagcgGAAtccgagcaggatgtaatttctctccagaaggacttggagagactggaaacgtgggcaggtaaatggcagatgaggtttaatacagataaatgtaaggttatgcatttgggaagcaagaataaaaaggcaacttacaaattaaatggggataaattggggaaaatccttgatggagaaggatttaggagtgcttgtagacagcaggattagcaatagtgcccaatgtcatgcagtagctgcaaaggcaaacacgatcttatcttgcattaaacgggcaatagatggaagggaagtaaacataattatgcccctttacaaagtattagtaagaccacaccttgaatatggagtacaattttggccaccactccttagaaaagatattatggaattagagagagtgcagagaagagccaccaaattaataaaggggatggacattctaacttatgaggagaggctagctaaattacatttattcacattaaaaaagaggtgtctaagaggggatatgataactctatacaaatatattcggggacagtacaggtaGCTTtccaaagaactattcatcccaagggcagtacaaatgacatcccttaaggttggaggaaaggagatttcaccagcaacaaaggaaagggttatttacagttagggcagtaaaaatgtgagattcattacccatggagacta from Ascaphus truei isolate aAscTru1 chromosome 19, aAscTru1.hap1, whole genome shotgun sequence encodes:
- the ZNF507 gene encoding zinc finger protein 507 → MMENKESVAVVVPNTEEPETLPIPEDILSPALTIEDQQKCTDPLINVIQKLSKIVKSEKSRRFFEGKKRSYPNDTSLSQKIQENCATLSKTVDQAGNCPKRSKEETQTDNCKTDNLTQSIRNMFYQCSLCKFISASFECLKEHVKQHGQQNEVILMCSECHLTFKTHDELETHIKQHFQNVDAPLQIKDLSQQDKELSKLAGPRPEDGKGLVLEKLESPDNKDFIITQSPNLPEPGKRKWYAYEEYGLYRCLICRYTCGQQRMLKTHAWKHAGEVDCSYPIFEEDNESASLPDSTVAHTPQGSESVLSEDIENKPHTPMHVCDTEQIIDPLPLEGTMKGTEAPIQTAPGPKPEVVVEDALSYTEQDNLLTDSLLSSAQKIISCSQNNKGHVNVIVERLPSAEETVSQKPFLINTDLQVKKSIIPGDPQVVCEESVEVYHADKNSVENEEIVIGWSNALKDGANFQVMDENSPPVRQRTNSECLRLHSLAAEALVTMPIRVAELPKSSFRMITDPHSIDPDTGQRDIDASYTTCPQLVSSNIADVLDSFVPNGLTQNDVKKEETELIDAPIKMGISMSLLTVIEKLRERTDQNATDEEILKELQDNAQCQSTSDLSMTGSTLVEYIPLADRPYRCRLCHYTSGNKGYIKQHLRVHRQRQPYQCPICEHIADNSTDLESHMINHCKTRMYQCKHCNESFYYKSQLRNHEREHHSLPGNYTLSTPSNEADVCSVDREEKYLPHAGKLPIPKLYRCDVCSYTSSTYVGVRNHRRIHNSDKPYRCHVCLFATTNMSSFKCHMKRHPEEDQAVQLVEQYKCSLCGYVCSHPPSLKSHMWKHASDQNYNYEQVNKAINDAMSQSTRDPGDPQEKGLLEDSGTKVDIDGNSSASQPANELPGVPETPKINPAQITSCDTDADKLQSQSRPGMEYCVLLFCCCICGFESTSKELLMEHMKAHEGEIINIILNKTPTTA